One Lactobacillus sp. ESL0785 DNA window includes the following coding sequences:
- a CDS encoding ABC transporter ATP-binding protein, with amino-acid sequence MENVTNVIEMRHIVKDFNGFKANDDINLVLHHGEILALLGENGAGKSTLMSILSGLLAPTAGEILVRGHQVDVKNPTVAKDLGIGMVHQHFMLMDSFTVLENIILGHETTKGPKLDLKKAKTQVEELSKRYGLNVDPNKKVGDITVAQQQRVEILKVLYRGADILIFDEPTAVLTPQEITEFIEILKELAKEGKSIILITHKLEEIKRAADRVTVIRAGKSVGTFNVADVTDNNLAELMVGRHVDMRLTKPAVELGKTILEVINLQVRNKQGVAALKGLSFNLRGGEILGVAGIDGNGQDELVEAITGLRHVNAGKIMINDRDLTNQKVRKITQGGVAHIPADRQKYGLILPFSVADNLALQDYYQEPFSRHHILHRDVINQHAQQLVKKFDIRTTGINLPVSDLSGGNQQKVIIARELDRDSNLIIAFQPTRGLDVGAIEYIHKQLLEERAKGKAILLVSYELDEIMQLSDRIIVLHDGNISGEVKPEETSDEELGLLMTGIKKEGTALA; translated from the coding sequence ATGGAAAATGTGACGAACGTAATTGAGATGCGCCATATTGTTAAGGATTTCAACGGCTTTAAGGCTAATGATGATATTAATTTGGTCTTGCATCATGGTGAAATCTTAGCTTTACTTGGTGAAAATGGTGCTGGTAAGTCGACTTTGATGAGTATTTTATCGGGATTGCTAGCACCAACGGCTGGTGAAATCCTGGTGCGTGGTCACCAAGTTGATGTTAAAAATCCAACAGTAGCTAAAGACTTAGGCATTGGGATGGTGCACCAGCACTTTATGTTAATGGATTCATTTACCGTTTTAGAAAATATTATTTTGGGTCACGAGACAACTAAGGGTCCTAAGTTAGATTTAAAAAAGGCCAAGACTCAAGTTGAAGAACTGTCTAAACGTTATGGCCTGAATGTCGACCCTAACAAAAAGGTCGGCGATATTACTGTGGCTCAGCAACAGCGGGTAGAAATCTTAAAAGTGCTGTACCGCGGTGCGGATATTTTGATTTTTGATGAGCCAACGGCAGTGCTGACGCCGCAAGAAATTACAGAATTTATCGAGATTCTTAAGGAACTGGCCAAAGAAGGCAAATCAATTATTTTGATTACACATAAGTTAGAAGAAATCAAAAGAGCAGCTGACCGCGTGACTGTTATTCGCGCTGGTAAAAGTGTCGGCACTTTTAATGTAGCCGATGTTACTGATAATAACTTAGCGGAATTAATGGTTGGTCGCCACGTTGATATGCGACTAACTAAGCCAGCAGTAGAGTTGGGCAAGACTATTCTTGAGGTAATTAATCTTCAGGTTAGAAATAAGCAGGGAGTTGCCGCGCTCAAGGGTCTATCCTTTAACCTGCGTGGCGGTGAGATTTTGGGTGTAGCCGGAATTGACGGCAACGGTCAAGATGAACTAGTAGAAGCAATAACGGGTTTGCGGCACGTTAACGCGGGCAAAATTATGATTAATGATCGCGATTTGACTAACCAGAAGGTACGTAAAATTACGCAAGGCGGCGTAGCTCATATTCCCGCTGACCGCCAAAAATATGGCTTAATTTTGCCATTTTCAGTTGCGGATAACTTAGCTTTGCAGGATTATTATCAAGAACCATTTTCGCGACATCATATCTTGCACCGTGATGTTATTAATCAGCACGCGCAACAGCTGGTGAAAAAGTTTGATATTCGCACCACTGGCATTAATTTACCAGTTAGCGACTTGTCCGGTGGTAACCAACAAAAGGTAATTATTGCTCGGGAACTAGACCGTGACAGCAATTTAATTATTGCGTTTCAACCGACACGGGGACTGGATGTCGGAGCAATTGAATATATTCATAAGCAACTATTAGAGGAGCGAGCAAAGGGCAAGGCTATTTTGCTAGTTTCTTATGAACTAGATGAAATTATGCAATTATCTGACCGAATTATCGTGCTTCACGATGGTAATATTTCTGGTGAAGTTAAACCAGAGGAAACTAGTGATGAAGAATTAGGTCTGTTGATGACCGGAATTAAGAAAGAAGGTACTGCTCTTGCTTAA
- a CDS encoding BMP family protein produces the protein MQRKFSKLLALGTVVASVGLVLSACSGKKQSSGSQNSKGSVALITDSNGVDDQSFNQAAWQGFKAYGKEHGFTRGKGYQYFQSDSASDFTPNFNQAAKSGYQTIIGVGYMLTDSVKAAAKKNPKKNFVIIDDVVTGQKNVASVTFESNQSSYLGGLAAAYTTKTNKVGFIGGAKSSIIDKFEAGFKQGVQDGAKALHKQIKVSTEYVGNFSSTDKAKSMAQSMYANKTDIIFQTAGAAGNGVFQEAKDRNQARPANQKVWVMGVDVDQTNLGNYKAKDGKKGNFTLTSVLKGLDVASKSLADDAYHGKFPGGKHLVYTLKGNGVSLTHGNLSAKTWTAVNRAKAQIIAGKIKVQETTK, from the coding sequence TTGCAGCGTAAATTTAGTAAGTTATTGGCTTTAGGCACAGTTGTGGCATCAGTTGGTTTGGTTTTGAGTGCGTGCTCTGGCAAAAAGCAAAGTTCGGGAAGTCAAAATAGTAAAGGCAGTGTAGCTTTAATTACTGATAGTAATGGGGTTGATGACCAATCGTTTAATCAAGCTGCTTGGCAGGGCTTTAAGGCGTATGGTAAAGAACACGGGTTTACTCGGGGTAAAGGCTACCAATATTTTCAATCAGATAGTGCATCAGACTTTACTCCTAACTTTAATCAAGCTGCTAAGTCTGGCTACCAAACAATTATTGGTGTTGGCTATATGTTAACGGATTCAGTTAAAGCAGCAGCTAAAAAGAATCCCAAAAAGAATTTTGTCATTATTGATGATGTAGTTACGGGACAAAAGAATGTTGCTTCAGTTACATTCGAAAGTAATCAATCCTCTTATTTGGGTGGGTTAGCAGCAGCTTATACAACCAAGACAAATAAAGTAGGCTTTATCGGAGGTGCTAAATCCAGCATAATTGATAAGTTTGAAGCTGGTTTTAAGCAAGGAGTACAAGACGGAGCTAAGGCACTGCACAAGCAAATTAAGGTTTCAACTGAATATGTTGGCAATTTTTCTTCAACTGACAAGGCTAAGTCAATGGCGCAGTCAATGTATGCTAATAAGACCGATATTATTTTTCAAACGGCAGGTGCTGCTGGTAATGGGGTCTTTCAGGAAGCCAAGGATCGTAATCAAGCACGACCAGCCAATCAAAAAGTTTGGGTAATGGGTGTTGATGTTGATCAAACCAACTTGGGTAATTACAAGGCTAAAGATGGTAAAAAGGGCAACTTTACTTTGACCTCGGTTTTGAAGGGATTAGATGTTGCCTCAAAGTCATTAGCTGATGATGCCTATCATGGTAAATTTCCAGGTGGCAAGCACTTAGTTTATACCTTAAAAGGCAACGGTGTTTCATTGACACACGGTAACTTGTCTGCTAAGACTTGGACCGCAGTCAATCGGGCTAAAGCACAAATTATTGCTGGTAAAATCAAGGTTCAAGAAACGACTAAATAA
- a CDS encoding nucleoside hydrolase, with protein MKQIYFNHDGNIDDLVSYLLLLQAPDIKLLGVGAIDADGYVDPAVEVCRKMTDRFNLRGDKLEIAKSDSRAVNQFPQEWRTASYSFNYLPLLNESGKMVTKQAELPAHLDMIAKLKSATEPITLVMTGPLTDLARALDEDPAIERKISKLYWMGGSLDGHGNVVMVNADGSQEWNAFWDPQAVSRVLASHIPMQIVGLESSEELPLTDELRMHWASLRKYPAMDLVGQGYSLLVNPPVQTAQLYFWDVLTTISALYPEVVSEVEQRKVRVITSGIAQGRMEDAPNGREITLVTKANKELFFKRFDELLEQSK; from the coding sequence ATGAAACAAATTTATTTTAACCATGATGGGAACATTGACGATCTGGTCTCGTATTTACTGCTTTTGCAGGCACCTGATATTAAATTATTAGGGGTAGGGGCGATTGATGCTGATGGTTATGTTGATCCAGCAGTTGAGGTTTGTCGGAAGATGACCGACCGCTTTAATCTGCGTGGTGACAAGTTAGAAATCGCCAAGTCAGATTCGCGAGCAGTCAATCAGTTTCCTCAAGAATGGCGGACGGCTTCGTATTCTTTCAATTATTTGCCGCTTCTAAATGAATCTGGCAAAATGGTAACCAAACAGGCAGAGCTGCCAGCTCATTTAGACATGATTGCCAAGCTTAAAAGTGCAACAGAGCCAATTACCTTAGTAATGACAGGACCATTGACAGATTTGGCACGGGCACTTGATGAAGATCCAGCAATTGAAAGAAAAATTTCTAAACTTTATTGGATGGGTGGTTCACTTGATGGCCATGGCAATGTAGTGATGGTTAATGCTGATGGCAGCCAGGAGTGGAATGCCTTTTGGGATCCACAGGCTGTTAGTCGTGTGTTAGCATCGCACATTCCCATGCAAATTGTGGGGCTTGAAAGTAGTGAAGAATTACCGTTGACTGATGAATTACGGATGCATTGGGCAAGCTTACGCAAGTATCCAGCAATGGACTTGGTGGGGCAAGGGTACAGCTTGTTGGTTAATCCACCGGTGCAAACAGCGCAACTATATTTCTGGGATGTTTTGACTACAATTAGTGCTTTATATCCTGAAGTCGTTTCTGAAGTTGAGCAGCGTAAAGTTCGAGTGATTACTTCAGGAATTGCCCAAGGACGAATGGAAGACGCTCCAAATGGCCGTGAAATTACCTTAGTTACTAAAGCCAACAAGGAATTATTCTTCAAGCGGTTTGATGAATTGTTGGAGCAAAGTAAATAG
- a CDS encoding ABC transporter permease, protein MSLVAILSLLVSSTFVYSAPLIFTALGGVYSENSGITNIGLEGIMTMGAFSSIVFNLTFAGTLGKITPWLGALVGGIVGLIFSLLHAVATINFHADHIISGTVLNLMAPPLGVFLIKAIYDKGQTENINQSFGYFSFPGLANIPVIGPIFFQNTSAPAWVAIIMTIILWWVLYKTRFGLRLRSCGENPQAADTLGINVYGMRYAGVLISGFLGGIGGAVFAEAISGNFSVSTIVGQGFMALAAVIFGKWNPLGAMLASLFFGFAQSISIIGNQLPFFNHIPAVYMQIAPYVITIVVLVLFFGKSVAPAADGQNYIKSK, encoded by the coding sequence ATGAGTTTGGTAGCGATTCTATCTTTACTAGTGTCATCGACTTTTGTCTATTCGGCACCGCTAATTTTTACCGCATTAGGCGGGGTTTATAGTGAGAACTCTGGTATCACTAACATTGGTCTTGAGGGAATTATGACGATGGGCGCCTTTTCGTCAATTGTGTTTAACCTGACCTTTGCTGGTACTTTGGGAAAGATAACGCCATGGCTAGGTGCCTTAGTTGGCGGAATTGTTGGACTGATCTTTTCACTACTCCATGCAGTAGCGACAATTAATTTTCATGCTGATCATATTATCAGCGGCACGGTACTCAATTTAATGGCACCACCGCTCGGTGTTTTCTTAATTAAGGCTATTTATGATAAAGGCCAAACAGAAAATATCAATCAGAGTTTTGGCTATTTTTCTTTTCCAGGTTTAGCTAATATTCCAGTGATTGGTCCGATTTTCTTTCAAAATACTTCAGCACCAGCTTGGGTAGCAATTATTATGACCATTATTCTTTGGTGGGTTTTATATAAGACACGCTTTGGTTTGCGGTTGCGTTCTTGTGGTGAAAATCCTCAAGCTGCTGATACATTGGGGATTAATGTTTATGGGATGCGTTATGCTGGTGTCTTAATTTCCGGATTTCTTGGCGGCATTGGTGGTGCCGTTTTTGCGGAAGCAATTTCCGGTAACTTTTCTGTTTCCACAATCGTTGGTCAGGGCTTTATGGCTTTGGCAGCGGTAATTTTTGGTAAGTGGAATCCGCTTGGAGCAATGCTAGCCTCATTGTTCTTTGGCTTTGCGCAGAGTATCAGTATTATTGGTAATCAATTGCCATTTTTCAATCATATTCCTGCTGTTTACATGCAGATTGCACCGTATGTGATTACAATTGTAGTGTTAGTATTGTTCTTTGGTAAATCAGTTGCGCCAGCTGCTGATGGTCAAAATTATATCAAGTCAAAATAA
- a CDS encoding ABC transporter permease, whose protein sequence is MLKVTSRTKRILVPIISILAGFLIGAVIMLIWNYNPIQAYSSMFASALGNMNGIGETIREATPLIFTAIGFAIASSAGFFNIGLPGQAQAGWLASIWVVLANPNLPKVVLLPLAIITGIVAGAIVAGIAGWLRAQFGTNEVITTIMLNYVVLYSCQYLMQQVMPGSLRLDTDTTKTIAANGSLKIGWLSSFFGDSRINAGIFLALIAVVVYWYLMKKTTTGFEIRSVGTNPYASRYAGMSTKKNIMLSMLLSGGFAGLGGVVQGLGTYQNYFTQTTSLDIGWDGLSVALLGGSTAVGILLAALLFSILKIGGLGMQTIAGIPYEIVSIVIAAIIFFIAIQYVIGRLFKDKQKPDLAAAKIKNQVDNGGQK, encoded by the coding sequence TTGCTTAAAGTAACATCTAGAACCAAAAGAATTTTAGTACCAATTATTTCCATTCTTGCTGGCTTTTTAATCGGTGCAGTAATTATGTTAATTTGGAATTATAATCCAATTCAGGCTTATTCCTCAATGTTTGCTAGTGCTCTTGGCAATATGAATGGTATTGGCGAGACTATTCGGGAGGCAACACCGCTAATTTTTACAGCGATTGGCTTTGCGATTGCTTCCAGTGCTGGCTTTTTCAATATTGGCTTACCTGGTCAGGCACAAGCTGGTTGGTTAGCTTCAATTTGGGTCGTGTTAGCTAATCCTAATTTACCCAAAGTTGTCTTACTACCGCTGGCAATAATTACTGGAATTGTTGCTGGAGCAATTGTTGCAGGGATTGCTGGCTGGCTGCGGGCTCAATTTGGGACGAATGAAGTTATTACTACGATTATGCTTAATTATGTAGTGCTTTATTCGTGTCAATATTTAATGCAGCAGGTTATGCCTGGTAGTTTGCGGCTAGATACAGATACGACTAAGACGATTGCCGCTAATGGCAGTTTGAAAATTGGTTGGTTGAGTTCTTTCTTTGGCGATTCGCGGATTAATGCTGGGATATTTCTAGCATTAATTGCAGTTGTGGTCTACTGGTATTTAATGAAGAAGACGACTACTGGCTTTGAAATTCGGTCGGTTGGGACTAACCCTTATGCTAGTCGTTATGCTGGAATGTCTACCAAGAAAAATATAATGTTATCAATGCTTTTGTCAGGAGGATTTGCCGGACTGGGCGGTGTTGTTCAAGGCTTAGGAACCTACCAAAATTACTTTACTCAGACTACGAGTTTGGATATTGGTTGGGACGGGCTATCTGTTGCCTTATTGGGTGGCAGCACAGCTGTTGGTATTTTGCTGGCTGCACTGTTGTTCTCAATTTTAAAAATTGGTGGCTTGGGAATGCAGACAATTGCTGGTATTCCTTATGAAATCGTTTCAATTGTGATTGCCGCAATTATTTTCTTTATTGCTATTCAGTATGTGATTGGTCGCTTGTTTAAAGACAAGCAGAAGCCTGACTTAGCAGCTGCGAAAATAAAAAATCAGGTAGATAACGGGGGGCAAAAATAA
- a CDS encoding BMP family protein, which produces MSIKFKKIWSTAALVFTAGMVLTACSGKKQGGSGNSSDSSKHSIALVTTAAGVNDNSFNQSAWNGFKAYGKQHNLQRGKNGYQYFQSSSDADFVPNFDQASKAGYQTIFGIGYNLKDAVSAAAKKNPKKNYVIVDEVINGQKNVASANFKSEQAAYLAGVVAAAETKTNVIGFIGGVHGNIIDLFDAGFTKGVNDEAKRLHKKVTLLNQYAGSFTSADKGKAIAQSMYAKKADIIFHASGSTGDGLFQEAKSINQNRPASKRVWAIGVDVDQSYLGNYKSKDGKKANFVLTSVITGVNIATQDIANRAYNGKFPGGQHLVYGLKTNGVSIKRGQITPTAWKIAQEARSQIIAGSIKVPIHPAK; this is translated from the coding sequence ATGAGCATAAAGTTTAAGAAAATTTGGTCAACAGCAGCACTGGTCTTTACAGCCGGTATGGTGTTAACAGCATGTTCTGGTAAAAAGCAGGGTGGCAGTGGTAATAGTAGTGATAGTTCTAAACACTCCATTGCTTTGGTAACAACAGCAGCTGGAGTTAATGATAATTCGTTTAACCAATCAGCGTGGAATGGGTTCAAGGCATATGGCAAGCAACATAATTTACAGCGTGGCAAGAATGGTTACCAGTATTTCCAATCAAGCAGTGATGCTGATTTTGTTCCTAACTTTGATCAGGCCAGTAAAGCCGGGTATCAAACAATTTTTGGCATTGGTTATAACCTAAAAGATGCTGTCAGTGCAGCAGCTAAGAAGAATCCTAAAAAGAACTACGTTATTGTGGATGAGGTAATCAACGGACAAAAGAATGTTGCTTCGGCTAACTTTAAGAGTGAGCAAGCAGCTTACTTAGCAGGAGTTGTCGCTGCTGCTGAAACTAAGACAAACGTAATTGGGTTTATTGGTGGCGTTCACGGCAATATTATTGACCTGTTTGATGCTGGCTTTACTAAGGGCGTTAACGATGAAGCCAAAAGACTGCATAAAAAAGTAACACTTTTAAATCAATATGCTGGTAGTTTTACCAGTGCAGACAAGGGTAAAGCAATTGCCCAATCGATGTATGCGAAAAAAGCAGATATTATCTTCCATGCCTCTGGCTCTACTGGCGATGGACTATTTCAAGAGGCTAAGTCCATTAACCAAAATCGGCCTGCTTCTAAGCGTGTCTGGGCTATCGGTGTTGATGTCGACCAGTCTTACTTGGGTAATTACAAGTCAAAGGATGGTAAAAAAGCGAACTTTGTCTTAACTTCAGTGATCACTGGCGTTAATATTGCTACCCAAGATATCGCTAATCGGGCATATAACGGTAAGTTTCCTGGCGGACAACATCTTGTTTACGGCTTAAAGACCAATGGTGTCTCAATTAAGCGGGGCCAAATTACACCTACTGCTTGGAAAATTGCTCAAGAGGCGCGGTCGCAAATTATTGCTGGGTCAATTAAGGTGCCGATTCACCCAGCTAAATAG